Part of the Methanobacteriaceae archaeon genome is shown below.
AAGCAGAAGGGTGGAGAGAAATGAGTGGCCTGGCTTTTGACGTGCTTCTGGATACTGAAGACTATATTTCAATTAAAGTACTCCTTCCACAGGACTTAAAGACAAAAACACCATTTATAAACAATGTTATGAAAGAGGGTATGAAAATTGCATAAAGAATACCTTCAAACCGCAGAAGAAAAGCTAAATATCTTATTTAATGTGGCCTAAAATAATTATTCTGGGGAATCTAGAAATTTAATAATATACTTATTTTAATTTATATTCTTATTTTGCTTCTTATTGCTTTTTTAAAGGATTTTCAACTGAGATTATTTGATAATTTTTTAATATCTATATCTTTCAATTGAACAAAATAGTACAAAAATCTTTAAATATACTCGAATAAAAATAACTATTTTTAAAAATAATGAACAGTATTCTAGAAAAAGTAAGATAAAATGAAAAATATTTTTATCAAATGGAATCTGATTATTTTATATTCAAGGAGTAATTACAATGCAGTATAGAATGAAAAAACATCCGTTAAGTGAAGAAAAAATAACAGAATTACTGGAAAAAACTCCTGTTGGAAATATAGCAACTATAAATGAAAACGGATACCCTTACATTTTACCAGTGCACTTTGTCTACCATGATCACAAGATTTTCATCCACGGCTTACCCAGAGGCCAGAAAATAAGCAATATTTTAGCTAATGAAAAAGTATGTTTTGAAACTTTCATTATGAAAGGCCTTATTCTAGATGATGCACCATGTGATGTGAATACCGAATATGAAAGTGTGTTAATTCTGGGAAAAGCATCAATAATCAAGGATGATGTTGATTTAAAAATAAATATCCTAAATAAAATAGTGGCCAAATACACCCCACACTTAGAAGGAATTGATTTTCCAGAAAAGGCCGTGCGGGGTACCAGTATAATTGAAATAGAAATTGAAGAATGCGTGGGTAAATACTATAAATAATTATAATAGATACCATCCTAATAATCTATTATAATCTAAATACTTTTTTAAGGGCCGATAAAGTGATAAAAGTGAAACCATGAGCGCCATAACCGGAATATTCATGAGAAATGGAAAGAATGTAGATCCAGAACTCATGAAAAAAATGAATGAAAAATTATCTCACCGAGGCCCCGATGGATCGGCCATTTGGTGTGACGGGCCTGTGGGATTAGGCCACCAGATGCTGTGGACCACTCAAGAATCTTTGCATGAAAAGCTACCCTTTGAAGAAGATGGCCTAGTGATTACTGCAGATGCTCGTATTGATAATAGGGACGAATTATCTAGAGAATTAGGCCTTAAAGATGAGGAAGATGTTTCTGATAGTTATTTTATTTTGAAATCGTATGAGAAATGGGGTGAAGATTGTCCAGATAAGTTACTGGGCGACTTTGCCTTTGCTATCTGGGA
Proteins encoded:
- a CDS encoding pyridoxamine 5'-phosphate oxidase family protein, translating into MQYRMKKHPLSEEKITELLEKTPVGNIATINENGYPYILPVHFVYHDHKIFIHGLPRGQKISNILANEKVCFETFIMKGLILDDAPCDVNTEYESVLILGKASIIKDDVDLKINILNKIVAKYTPHLEGIDFPEKAVRGTSIIEIEIEECVGKYYK